Proteins found in one Methylosinus sp. PW1 genomic segment:
- a CDS encoding DNA-binding response regulator, whose protein sequence is MSADLRQRDTALVVDDNRDELSLLVEALERADFTALAATNGEAALALLERVTPNVVVLDAVMSGLDGFAACRRIKQNPRFAHLPVIFLTGLKDTSHVLMGLEAGGVDYVVKPVIIEELVARIRIHVSNAKAAFGARVALDATGRHLLATDRDGRLLWCTPQAADLLAARLGPFEILRSQPPEAFSALLREAAARREHDAPAVAGEAVTVSFLCEIGGDELLFRLTEPQSVSDEALLAQKFALTLREAEVLSWLARGKSNHDIAEILCISPRTVHKHLERIFVKLGVDSRSSATSVALQTLKALAVD, encoded by the coding sequence ATGTCGGCTGATCTGCGCCAGCGCGATACGGCCCTTGTCGTCGATGACAATCGCGACGAGCTGAGCCTCCTCGTCGAGGCGCTGGAGCGCGCCGATTTCACCGCTCTCGCCGCCACCAATGGCGAGGCGGCGCTGGCTCTGCTGGAGCGCGTGACTCCCAATGTCGTCGTGCTGGACGCGGTGATGTCCGGCCTCGACGGCTTCGCCGCCTGCCGGCGCATAAAGCAGAATCCGCGCTTCGCGCATCTGCCGGTGATCTTCCTCACCGGGCTCAAGGACACGAGCCATGTGCTCATGGGGCTCGAGGCCGGCGGCGTCGATTATGTGGTGAAGCCTGTCATCATCGAGGAGCTCGTCGCCCGCATTCGCATTCACGTCTCCAACGCCAAGGCCGCCTTCGGCGCGCGCGTGGCGCTGGACGCAACGGGCCGCCATCTGCTGGCGACGGACCGCGACGGCCGGCTGCTCTGGTGCACGCCCCAGGCGGCTGATCTTCTCGCCGCGCGTCTCGGCCCCTTCGAGATTTTGCGCTCGCAGCCGCCGGAGGCGTTTTCGGCTCTGCTGCGGGAGGCGGCGGCGCGTCGCGAACATGACGCGCCCGCCGTTGCCGGGGAGGCGGTCACCGTCTCCTTTCTCTGCGAGATCGGCGGCGACGAGCTGCTGTTTCGCCTGACCGAGCCGCAGAGCGTCAGCGACGAGGCGCTTCTGGCGCAAAAATTCGCGCTGACATTGCGCGAGGCGGAGGTGCTGAGCTGGCTCGCGCGCGGCAAGTCGAATCACGACATAGCCGAGATTCTCTGCATCTCGCCCCGCACGGTGCATAAGCATTTGGAGCGCATTTTCGTGAAGCTCGGCGTCGACAGCCGCTCCTCCGCGACGTCCGTGGCGCTGCAGACGCTGAAGGCGCTGGCGGTGGATTGA
- a CDS encoding SlyX family protein, with amino-acid sequence MSGELSDLSSRLVALETALAHQDKTVAELNDVIASQWRRIDTLERQIARLREEFQTLGHRDAPERPPPHY; translated from the coding sequence ATGAGCGGTGAGCTTTCGGATTTGTCCTCTCGTCTCGTCGCCCTGGAGACGGCGCTCGCGCATCAGGACAAGACCGTCGCCGAGCTGAACGACGTCATCGCCTCGCAATGGCGACGGATCGACACGCTGGAGCGGCAGATCGCTCGCCTGCGCGAGGAGTTCCAGACGCTCGGCCACCGCGACGCGCCGGAGCGACCGCCGCCGCATTATTGA